In Primulina eburnea isolate SZY01 chromosome 3, ASM2296580v1, whole genome shotgun sequence, one DNA window encodes the following:
- the LOC140825246 gene encoding mediator of RNA polymerase II transcription subunit 10b-like isoform X2, producing MDSSSQNTASVVAEAGGVATDGNGAMIQQSNDLSPMQSSGVSTAGISSDDPKQNLTQVIDSIQKTLGILHQLYLTVSSFNVASQLPLLQRMNTLVSELDNMTKLAENCNIQVPMDVINLIDDGKNPDEFTRNVLNSCIAKNQITKGKTDAFKGLRRHLLEELDLAFPDEVEAYREIRASSAAESKRIAQLQNSLPNGDVKVKSEI from the exons ATGGACTCCTCCTCACAGAACACGGCATCAGTGGTAGCTGAAGCCGGCGGCGTCGCTACCGACGGTAACGGCGCTATGATTCAGCAGTCGAACGACTTATCTCCTATGCAATCTTCTGGCGTATCCACTGCAGGGAtttcttcggacgatccgaaacAAAATTTAACTCAGGTCATTGATTCGATCCAGAAAACCCTAGGCATCCTACACCAGCTCTACCTCACCGTTTCATCTTTCAACGTTGCTTCCCAGCTCCCTCTCCTGCAGCGCAT GAATACATTGGTGTCGGAGCTGGATAACATGACCAAATTAGCTGAAAACTGTAACATTCAGGTGCCCATGGACGTTATAAA TTTGATTGATGATGGAAAGAACCCAGATGAATTCACTCGGAATGTATTGAATAGTTGCATTGCCAAGAATCAGATTACTAAAGGGAAAACAGATGCCTTTAAG GGACTGCGAAGACATCTACTTGAGGAACTAGACCTGGCATTTCCTGATGAAGTTGAAGCTTATAGGGAGATACGTGCATCATCTGCAGCT GAGTCCAAGCGAATAGCGCAATTACAGAACAGCCTGCCAAATGGAGATGTTAAAGTTAAGTCTGAGATTTGA
- the LOC140825246 gene encoding mediator of RNA polymerase II transcription subunit 10b-like isoform X1 encodes MDSSSQNTASVVAEAGGVATDGNGAMIQQSNDLSPMQSSGVSTAGISSDDPKQNLTQVIDSIQKTLGILHQLYLTVSSFNVASQLPLLQRMNTLVSELDNMTKLAENCNIQVPMDVIKLNGRSLIDDGKNPDEFTRNVLNSCIAKNQITKGKTDAFKGLRRHLLEELDLAFPDEVEAYREIRASSAAESKRIAQLQNSLPNGDVKVKSEI; translated from the exons ATGGACTCCTCCTCACAGAACACGGCATCAGTGGTAGCTGAAGCCGGCGGCGTCGCTACCGACGGTAACGGCGCTATGATTCAGCAGTCGAACGACTTATCTCCTATGCAATCTTCTGGCGTATCCACTGCAGGGAtttcttcggacgatccgaaacAAAATTTAACTCAGGTCATTGATTCGATCCAGAAAACCCTAGGCATCCTACACCAGCTCTACCTCACCGTTTCATCTTTCAACGTTGCTTCCCAGCTCCCTCTCCTGCAGCGCAT GAATACATTGGTGTCGGAGCTGGATAACATGACCAAATTAGCTGAAAACTGTAACATTCAGGTGCCCATGGACGTTATAAA ATTGAATGGGCGCAGTTTGATTGATGATGGAAAGAACCCAGATGAATTCACTCGGAATGTATTGAATAGTTGCATTGCCAAGAATCAGATTACTAAAGGGAAAACAGATGCCTTTAAG GGACTGCGAAGACATCTACTTGAGGAACTAGACCTGGCATTTCCTGATGAAGTTGAAGCTTATAGGGAGATACGTGCATCATCTGCAGCT GAGTCCAAGCGAATAGCGCAATTACAGAACAGCCTGCCAAATGGAGATGTTAAAGTTAAGTCTGAGATTTGA
- the LOC140825250 gene encoding uncharacterized protein isoform X2, which produces MVPLTSTASQAASISLKPSFIPSLKPRYTRYNQLKVLRQRRLRGGKCKAEFSAESPVAMAIGACILNSLIFPVAPSPEDAEAESLIDSADARFAVMGIISFIPYFNWMSWVFAWLDTGNRRYAVYALVYLAPYLRPNLSISPEESWLPIGSILLCIAHIQLEASIKNGDLQGFQLFNEAAKCVSSLTHKKNDRNYEEKKRPPP; this is translated from the exons ATGGTCCCTCTCACCTCCACTGCGTCTCAGGCAGCTTCCATTTCGCTAAAACCCAGTTTTATACCATCCCTCAAACCTCGTTATACCAGATATAATCAACTGAAAGTACTCAGACAG AGGAGGTTAAGGGGTGGGAAGTGCAAAGCGGAGTTCTCGGCTGAGTCGCCGGTGGCGATGGCAATTGGCGCGTGTATCCTTAACTCTCTGATTTTTCCGGTGGCTCCCTCACCAGAAGATGCGGAAGCAGAATCACTTATTGACTCAGCAGACGCGAGGTTTGCTGTGATGGGAATCATTAGCTTCATTCCTTATTTCAATTGGATG AGTTGGGTGTTTGCTTGGTTGGATACTGGGAATCGACGTTATGCAGTCTATGCTCTTGTCTATTTAGCTCCTTACTTGAG GCCAAATTTATCAATATCCCCAGAGGAGAGCTGGCTGCCGATTGGTAGCATTCTTCTTTGCATCGCTCACATTCAG CTCGAAGCAAGTATTAAAAATGGAGATCTTCAGGGCTTCCAGTTATTTAATGAAGCAGCAAAATGTGTTTCATCTCTTACGCATAAGAAGAATGACAGGAACTATGAAGAG AAAAAAAGGCCGCCGCCATAA
- the LOC140825249 gene encoding uncharacterized protein, with the protein MKHLISSNPFSSAYPTMKTAVTTIPPPTYWRALLQERFYFTPSIINQTLLSISRPVMTMKCSRNGAPESENSESLKDLLSDMVDDRVDLLLSKEENRLLLEGLEQASQRVERAKRELADIEKQEIEARIMKDYVKQLESRASEIAECQKEILEARLMVEEAERSLTEQGKVDSAKDKERLESVKAASIAAFTGVLAQLPISVTRVGSSPQLILPLGITFVSCALFGVTFRYAIRRDLDSFHLKSGTAAAFGLVKGLGAVEGGPPLELDASSILTHAFDGAVYISESLLIFSFAGVALDFCIKMGILSPFPIDKSVPRT; encoded by the exons ATGAAACACTTGATATCTTCCAATCCTTTTTCCAGCGCATATCCCACCATGAAAACCGCAGTAACCACAATCCCTCCGCCAACCTACTGGAGGGCTCTGCTCCAAGAGAGATTTTACTTCACCCCCTCAATTATCAACCAAACGCTTTTGTCAATTTCGAGACCAGTCATGACTATGAAATGCAGCAGAAACGGCGCCCCAGAAAGTGAAAATAGTGAGAGTTTGAAGGATTTGCTGTCTGATATGGTGGATGATAGAGTGGACCTACTGCtgagcaaggaagaaaatcgGCTTTTGTTGGAAGGACTCGAGCAAGCCTCGCAGAGGGTCGAAAGGGCTAAGAGAGAGCTTGCTGATATTGAGAAGCAAGAAATCGAGGCCAGAATTATGAAGGACTATGTCAAGCAGCTAGAATCAAGAGCTTCCGAG ATTGCAGAATGCCAGAAAGAAATATTGGAAGCAAGATTGATGGTGGAAGAAGCAGAGCGTTCGTTGACAGAACAAGGCAAGGTTGACTCAGCCAAAGATAAGGAGAGACTGGAATCTGTTAAAGCTGCATCGATCGCTGCTTTTACTGGCGTTCTTGCGCAACTTCCCATTTCGGTAACTCGGGTTGGTAGCAGCCCACAGCTGATTCTTCCTCTGGGAATCACCTTTGTTAGTTGTGCACTTTTTGGAGTAACTTTCCGCTATGCTATCAGAAGAGACTTGGACAGTTTTCATCTAAAATCAGGGACAGCTGCTGCCTTTGGCTTGGTCAAAG GCCTAGGTGCGGTGGAAGGTGGACCCCCATTGGAGCTAGATGCAAGCAGCATTTTGACACACGCTTTTGATGGTGCTGTATACATTTCTGAAAGCCTTTTGATTTTTTCATTTGCTGGAGTAGCCCTAGATTTCTGCATCAAAATGGGAATTCTGAGTCCATTTCCAATTGATAAATCAGTTCCAAGGACATAA
- the LOC140825248 gene encoding protein HLB1 isoform X2 — protein sequence MELINSVTGLDEEGRSRQKVLTFAARRYASALERNPEDYDALYNWALVLQESADNVSPESSSPSKDALLEEACKKYEEATRLCPTLNDAYYNWAIAISDRAKMRGRTKEAEELWKQATKNYEKAVRLNWNSPQALNNWGLALQELSAIVPAREKQTIVKTAISKFRAAIQLQFDFHRAIYNLGTVLYGLAEDISRTGVHVSAKEVTPDELYSQSAIYIAAAHALKPNYSVYTSALKLVRSMLPLPYLKVGYLTAPPVGIPVAPHGDWKRTQFVLNHEGLQQMIKLEQRQSSPSLSSKSADSPISKPAIKVNVADIVSVSACADLTLPPGAGLCIKTIDEPVFLVSDSWESLEGWIDAIRLVYTIFARGKSDVLAGVITG from the exons ATGGAGTTGATTAATAGTGTTACTGGTCTTGATGAAGAAGGTAGATCTCGTCAAAAGGTTCTTACATTTGCTGCGAGAAG ATATGCTAGTGCGCTGGAGAGAAATCCAGAGGATTATGATGCTTTGTACAATTGGGCACTGGTTCTTCAG GAAAGTGCTGATAATGTGAGTCCAGAATCCAGTTCTCCTTCTAAGGATGCTTTACTTGAAGAGGCGTGTAAAAAGTACGAGGAGGCTACCCGTCTCTGCCCTACGCTAAATGAT GCTTACTATAACTGGGCTATAGCAATCTCTGATCGGGCAAAGATGCGTGGCCGTACAAAGGAAGCCGAAGAACTTTGGAAACAG GCTACGAAAAATTATGAAAAGGCAGTCCGACTCAATTGGAACAGTCCCCAG GCGCTTAACAATTGGGGACTTGCTTTGCAG GAACTGAGTGCCATCGTTCCTGCTCGTGAAAAACAGACCATAGTGAAAACTGCTATTAGTAAG TTCCGTGCTGCGATTCAGTTGCAGTTTGATTTCCACCGGGCAATTTACAATTTAGGAACTGTCCTG TATGGGTTAGCAGAGGATATTTCAAGAACTGGAGTTCACGTTAGTGCAAAGGAGGTCACCCCTGATGAGTTGTATAGCCAGTCTGCTATCTACATTGCAGCTGCACATGCGCTGAAACCTAATTACTCA GTTTACACTAGTGCATTGAAGCTTGTACGCTCTATG CTGCCTCTACCATATCTTAAGGTTGGATATCTGACTGCGCCACCTGTGGGTATTCCAGTTGCACCTCATGGTGATTGGAAACGTACTCAgtttgtactaaaccatgaagGGCTCCAACAG ATGATCAAACTGGAGCAGAGGCAATCCTCACCAAGCCTTTCATCAAAATCAGCAGATTCACCTATTAGCAAACCTGCAATAAAAGTGAATGTCGCGGATATAGTCAGTGTATCAGCTTGTGCTGATTTAACCTTGCCACCTGGTGCAGGCCTCTGCATTAAAACAATTGATGAACCAGTTTTCTTG GTTAGTGATTCTTGGGAATCTTTGGAGGGGTGGATTGATGCTATTCGACTAGTTTACACAATTTTTGCACGGGGAAAGAGTGATGTTTTGGCGGGTGTAATAACTGGGTAA
- the LOC140825250 gene encoding uncharacterized protein isoform X1, giving the protein MVPLTSTASQAASISLKPSFIPSLKPRYTRYNQLKVLRQRRLRGGKCKAEFSAESPVAMAIGACILNSLIFPVAPSPEDAEAESLIDSADARFAVMGIISFIPYFNWMSWVFAWLDTGNRRYAVYALVYLAPYLRPNLSISPEESWLPIGSILLCIAHIQLEASIKNGDLQGFQLFNEAAKCVSSLTHKKNDRNYEEDRKKGRRHNLSSASENFRNQIKGWNDPQKLVQDDQHSSEDEEYDE; this is encoded by the exons ATGGTCCCTCTCACCTCCACTGCGTCTCAGGCAGCTTCCATTTCGCTAAAACCCAGTTTTATACCATCCCTCAAACCTCGTTATACCAGATATAATCAACTGAAAGTACTCAGACAG AGGAGGTTAAGGGGTGGGAAGTGCAAAGCGGAGTTCTCGGCTGAGTCGCCGGTGGCGATGGCAATTGGCGCGTGTATCCTTAACTCTCTGATTTTTCCGGTGGCTCCCTCACCAGAAGATGCGGAAGCAGAATCACTTATTGACTCAGCAGACGCGAGGTTTGCTGTGATGGGAATCATTAGCTTCATTCCTTATTTCAATTGGATG AGTTGGGTGTTTGCTTGGTTGGATACTGGGAATCGACGTTATGCAGTCTATGCTCTTGTCTATTTAGCTCCTTACTTGAG GCCAAATTTATCAATATCCCCAGAGGAGAGCTGGCTGCCGATTGGTAGCATTCTTCTTTGCATCGCTCACATTCAG CTCGAAGCAAGTATTAAAAATGGAGATCTTCAGGGCTTCCAGTTATTTAATGAAGCAGCAAAATGTGTTTCATCTCTTACGCATAAGAAGAATGACAGGAACTATGAAGAG GATAGAAAAAAAGGCCGCCGCCATAATCTATCATCAGCATCCGAAAATTTTAGAAATCAGATAAAGGGTTGGAATGATCCCCAGAAACTTGTTCAAGATGATCAACACTCGAGTGAAGATGAAGAATACGATGAATGA
- the LOC140825247 gene encoding LOW QUALITY PROTEIN: methionine gamma-lyase-like (The sequence of the model RefSeq protein was modified relative to this genomic sequence to represent the inferred CDS: deleted 1 base in 1 codon) codes for MAAEATGNRSIAEFSNKKRGSSDDQWDQLAAAKKHQWSKVSQMHAVDPAEALANARHEFGEHGGVNMSIEASATFTVMEPETMARMFTGELGPDRDFFIYSRHFNPTVLNLGRLMAALEGTEAAYCTSSGMSAISCVLLQLCSSGGHVVASRTLYGGTHALLTHFFPRACNITTTFVDVRDVEMVKREIVEGRTKVLYFESMSNPTLTVANVPELCRIAHDKGVTVVVDNTFAPMVLSPARLGADVVVHSISKYISGGADIIAGAVCGPASLVNSMMDVHQGALMLLGPTMNPKIAFELSERLPHLGLRMKEHCHRALVYATRMKKLGLKVIYPGLEDHIDHTLLESISNKDYGYGGILCLDMGTEEKANRLMSLLQNCTQFGLMAVSLGYYETLMSCSGSSTSSEMNEDEKELAGISPGLVRMSVGYTGSLEQKWSQFEKALARMQDPSLLQKM; via the exons ATGGCGGCCGAGGCGACTGGCAACCGTAGCATAGCCGAATTTTCTAACAAGAAAAGAGGGTCTTCCGATGATCAATGGGACCAGCTTGCCGCGGCCAAGAAACATCAGTGGAGCAAGGTGTCGCAGATGCATGCGGTGGACCCGGCGGAGGCGCTGGCCAATGCCCGCCACGAATTCGGCGAGCACGGCGGTGTTAACATGTCCATCGAGGCTTCAGCCACCTTCACAGTCATGGAACCCGAGACCATGGCCAGAATGTTCACCGGTGAATTGGGGCCCGACCGGGATTTCTTCATCTACAGCCGCCACTTCAACCCGACGGTGCTCAATCTCGGCCGCCTCATGGCTGCACTCGAAGGAACGGAGGCTGCCTACTGCACCTCTTCCGGCATGTCCGCCATCTCCTGCGTCCTCCTCCAGCTTTGCAGCTCCGGTGGGCACGTGGTGGCCTCCCGCACACTCTACGGAGGGACTCACGCGCTCCTCACCCACTTTTTCCCCCGCGCGTGCAACATAACGACGACGTTCGTGGACGTCAGGGATGTGGAGATGGTGAAGAGGGAAATAGTGGAGGGCAGAACAAAAGTCCTGTATTTCGAATCGATGTCGAACCCCACACTGACTGTGGCTAACGTGCCGGAGCTGTGCAGGATAGCACACGACAAGGGGGTGACGGTGGTTGTGGACAACACGTTCGCA CCGATGGTGCTGTCTCCGGCGAGGTTGGGGGCGGACGTGGTGGTGCACAGCATCTCCAAATATATTAGCGGTGGCGCCGACATCATCGCAG GCGCTGTGTGCGGTCCAGCCAGCCTAGTGAATTCTATGATGGATGTACATCAGGGGGCTCTCATGTTATTGGGGCCGACCATGAACCCGAAAATCGCATTCGAACTTTCCGAGAGGCTCCCTCACTTGGGCCTTAGAATGAAGGAGCATTGCCATCGGGCCTTGGTGTATGCCACCAGGATGAAGAAGCTCGGTCTCAAAGTTATCTATCCGGGTCTGGAAGATCACATTGATCACACCCTGCTCGAGTCCATCTCGAATAAAGACTATGGTTACGGTGGCATTTTGTGTTTGGACATGGGAACCGAGGAGAAGGCCAATAGGTTGATGAGTCTTCTTCAAAACTGCACTCAGTTCGGGCTGATGGCTGTCAGCTTGGGCTACTACGAAACCCTGATGTCGTGTTCCGGGAGTAGCACGAGCAGCGAAATGAACGAAGATGAGAAAGAATTGGCTGGCATTTCTCCTGGGTTGGTGAGAATGTCGGTAGGCTATACTGGCTCGTTGGAGCAGAAATGGAGCCAATTCGAGAAGGCCCTCGCTCGAATGCAGGACCCGAGTTTACTTCAAAAGATGTAA
- the LOC140825248 gene encoding protein HLB1 isoform X1: protein MSSKDYRSELQNGEPDSEAAIAPLSSDTLVTPELPSSDPEATDAPPASSAEAIVSPPSSDLEATDAPPAAETDPHLVNALPVNTEASPEEEISSELSDVDSRAVQSNEATGNEAKLTKAEGNRTFTMRELLNELKNGDLKNEDAREVDTPHSEPISEQQIEQNTAAMELINSVTGLDEEGRSRQKVLTFAARRYASALERNPEDYDALYNWALVLQESADNVSPESSSPSKDALLEEACKKYEEATRLCPTLNDAYYNWAIAISDRAKMRGRTKEAEELWKQATKNYEKAVRLNWNSPQALNNWGLALQELSAIVPAREKQTIVKTAISKFRAAIQLQFDFHRAIYNLGTVLYGLAEDISRTGVHVSAKEVTPDELYSQSAIYIAAAHALKPNYSVYTSALKLVRSMLPLPYLKVGYLTAPPVGIPVAPHGDWKRTQFVLNHEGLQQMIKLEQRQSSPSLSSKSADSPISKPAIKVNVADIVSVSACADLTLPPGAGLCIKTIDEPVFLVSDSWESLEGWIDAIRLVYTIFARGKSDVLAGVITG, encoded by the exons ATGTCTTCTAAAGATTATCGATCGGAATTACAAAATGGAGAACCCGATTCCGAAGCTGCTATTGCACCGCTATCCTCCGATACTCTAGTTACTCCCGAACTGCCGTCTTCCGATCCCGAAGCTACTGATGCACCGCCGGCATCCAGTGCGGAAGCCATTGTCTCACCTCCATCCTCCGATCTCGAAGCTACTGATGCACCGCCTGCCGCTGAGACAGATCCCCATCTCGTCAATGCTCTACCAGTCAATACGGAAGCATCACCGGAAGAAGAAATTTCGTCAGAGTTGAGTGATGTTGACTCGCGTGCTGTGCAATCTAACGAAGCTACCGGGAATGAAGCGAAGCTGACTAAGGCAGAGGGGAATAGGACCTTCACTATGCGGGAATTGTTGAATGAATTGAAAAATGGAGATCTAAAGAACGAGGACGCAAGAGAGGTCGATACTCCTCATAG TGAACCGATTTCGGAGCAGCAAATTGAACAGAATACCGCTGCTATGGAGTTGATTAATAGTGTTACTGGTCTTGATGAAGAAGGTAGATCTCGTCAAAAGGTTCTTACATTTGCTGCGAGAAG ATATGCTAGTGCGCTGGAGAGAAATCCAGAGGATTATGATGCTTTGTACAATTGGGCACTGGTTCTTCAG GAAAGTGCTGATAATGTGAGTCCAGAATCCAGTTCTCCTTCTAAGGATGCTTTACTTGAAGAGGCGTGTAAAAAGTACGAGGAGGCTACCCGTCTCTGCCCTACGCTAAATGAT GCTTACTATAACTGGGCTATAGCAATCTCTGATCGGGCAAAGATGCGTGGCCGTACAAAGGAAGCCGAAGAACTTTGGAAACAG GCTACGAAAAATTATGAAAAGGCAGTCCGACTCAATTGGAACAGTCCCCAG GCGCTTAACAATTGGGGACTTGCTTTGCAG GAACTGAGTGCCATCGTTCCTGCTCGTGAAAAACAGACCATAGTGAAAACTGCTATTAGTAAG TTCCGTGCTGCGATTCAGTTGCAGTTTGATTTCCACCGGGCAATTTACAATTTAGGAACTGTCCTG TATGGGTTAGCAGAGGATATTTCAAGAACTGGAGTTCACGTTAGTGCAAAGGAGGTCACCCCTGATGAGTTGTATAGCCAGTCTGCTATCTACATTGCAGCTGCACATGCGCTGAAACCTAATTACTCA GTTTACACTAGTGCATTGAAGCTTGTACGCTCTATG CTGCCTCTACCATATCTTAAGGTTGGATATCTGACTGCGCCACCTGTGGGTATTCCAGTTGCACCTCATGGTGATTGGAAACGTACTCAgtttgtactaaaccatgaagGGCTCCAACAG ATGATCAAACTGGAGCAGAGGCAATCCTCACCAAGCCTTTCATCAAAATCAGCAGATTCACCTATTAGCAAACCTGCAATAAAAGTGAATGTCGCGGATATAGTCAGTGTATCAGCTTGTGCTGATTTAACCTTGCCACCTGGTGCAGGCCTCTGCATTAAAACAATTGATGAACCAGTTTTCTTG GTTAGTGATTCTTGGGAATCTTTGGAGGGGTGGATTGATGCTATTCGACTAGTTTACACAATTTTTGCACGGGGAAAGAGTGATGTTTTGGCGGGTGTAATAACTGGGTAA